One window of Anaerolineae bacterium genomic DNA carries:
- a CDS encoding fumarate hydratase produces the protein MREIHCNIITDTVARLCQEANFFLGEDVIKTLEDALAREESPLGKEIISQILENSRVAAQEKLPLCQDTGLAVIFLELGQDVHIIGGNLYEAINEGVRRGYREGYLRKGVVDRPFSARKNTGDNTPAIIHTEIVPGDRIKITVCPKGGGSENMSALAMLTPAAGREGVINFVVNTVEKAGANPCPPIIVGVGIGGNFEYAPYLAKKALLRPLGQHHPDPEVAEIEREILERVNKLGIGPQGFGGRITALAVHAEVAPCHIASLPVAVNIQCHSARHKEAVI, from the coding sequence ATGCGCGAAATTCACTGTAACATTATAACCGATACAGTGGCACGCCTTTGCCAGGAAGCGAATTTTTTCCTCGGAGAAGATGTTATCAAAACTTTAGAGGATGCTCTCGCCCGAGAAGAATCACCCCTCGGCAAAGAAATTATCTCCCAAATCCTGGAAAATTCCAGAGTCGCAGCTCAAGAAAAGCTCCCCCTTTGCCAGGATACAGGCCTGGCTGTGATCTTCCTGGAATTAGGCCAGGATGTCCACATCATAGGAGGCAACCTCTATGAGGCTATAAATGAAGGGGTAAGGCGAGGTTATCGGGAAGGATACCTCCGAAAAGGAGTTGTGGATAGGCCTTTTTCCGCCCGTAAAAACACTGGCGATAATACGCCAGCTATAATCCACACCGAAATCGTTCCGGGCGACAGGATTAAGATAACGGTCTGCCCCAAGGGCGGTGGGAGCGAAAACATGAGCGCCCTGGCTATGCTTACCCCTGCTGCTGGCCGGGAAGGGGTGATAAATTTTGTGGTCAATACAGTGGAAAAGGCAGGAGCTAACCCCTGCCCACCCATCATCGTAGGAGTGGGAATAGGCGGTAACTTTGAGTATGCGCCATATCTGGCCAAGAAGGCTCTGCTGCGCCCACTGGGCCAGCATCACCCAGACCCAGAAGTGGCCGAAATAGAAAGAGAAATTCTAGAAAGGGTTAACAAGCTGGGCATTGGCCCTCAAGGCTTCGGGGGAAGGATTACCGCTTTAGCCGTCCATGCTGAAGTGGCCCCCTGCCACATCGCCAGTTTACCAGTGGCCGTTAATATTCAGTGCCACAGCGCACGCCACAAGGAAGCTGTAATTTGA
- a CDS encoding Fe-S-containing hydro-lyase — MKIHTPLTDEVIEKLRAGDKAELTGIIYVARDTAHKRLVETLSRGEPLPFDPKGQVIYYMGPSPAPPGKPIGSAGPTTSGRMDPYTIPLLEAGIKGMIGKGERSPQVKEALKKFKAVYFATLGGAAALLAKRIKEAQVIAYEDLGAEAVLRIYVEDFPVIVVNDIYGGDAYETGRAAYRLV, encoded by the coding sequence ATGAAAATCCATACCCCCCTTACAGATGAAGTGATTGAAAAACTGAGGGCAGGCGATAAAGCAGAATTAACCGGAATAATTTACGTAGCAAGGGATACCGCCCATAAACGTCTTGTAGAAACCCTTTCCAGAGGAGAGCCCCTGCCCTTTGACCCTAAAGGCCAGGTTATTTACTACATGGGACCATCTCCAGCTCCACCGGGAAAGCCAATAGGTTCTGCAGGCCCTACCACCTCCGGCCGGATGGATCCCTATACTATCCCGTTACTGGAAGCCGGGATAAAGGGAATGATTGGCAAAGGAGAACGCTCCCCTCAAGTTAAAGAGGCCCTTAAAAAATTTAAAGCTGTATACTTTGCAACTTTGGGGGGAGCAGCCGCCCTGCTCGCTAAACGAATAAAAGAAGCGCAGGTCATAGCCTACGAAGACCTGGGAGCCGAGGCAGTCCTGCGCATATACGTTGAAGATTTCCCTGTGATTGTAGTAAACGACATTTATGGGGGAGACGCTTACGAAACAGGAAGAGCAGCGTACAGGTTAGTCTGA
- a CDS encoding metal-binding protein, whose product MPSQKVHDLSCLAAASIIASAGLVFWKVPLFAVSVGTAMGTLIHPDWDYAEARGVIAELGPFRYFVKPYGLFVPHRHWFSHLPMVGTLGRVLYIMLPFFILDFSLLSGNPTLDILRNRYFWFGLLGLSLADTIHFALDMAQTGFKRFLRQLISGVKENV is encoded by the coding sequence ATGCCTTCTCAAAAAGTTCATGACTTGAGCTGCCTGGCGGCGGCGAGTATCATTGCCTCAGCCGGATTAGTTTTCTGGAAAGTGCCTCTCTTCGCCGTTTCAGTTGGAACGGCTATGGGGACTCTGATTCATCCAGATTGGGATTACGCTGAAGCCAGAGGTGTTATAGCGGAGCTCGGGCCGTTCAGGTATTTCGTTAAACCCTATGGCCTTTTCGTCCCTCACCGCCACTGGTTCTCGCACCTCCCGATGGTGGGAACTCTCGGCCGAGTTCTATACATAATGTTGCCATTCTTTATCCTGGATTTCTCTCTTCTCTCGGGGAATCCGACCCTCGATATCCTGCGCAACCGTTATTTCTGGTTCGGCCTTTTAGGGCTGTCCCTGGCCGACACCATCCATTTTGCCTTGGACATGGCTCAAACCGGTTTCAAGCGTTTCCTCCGCCAGCTCATAAGTGGTGTCAAGGAGAACGTCTGA
- a CDS encoding MBL fold metallo-hydrolase, translating into MEITWLGHSCFRIKEKGVVIVTDPYDEAIGLTLPAIKSDIVTVSHYHPGHGNWKKVKGNPKLLDSPGEYEIKGVFITGIRTYHDARQGKERGKNIAFLFEFEDISVCHLGDIGHIPDKEQLEALNHVDILLVPVGGVSTVGPAQAVEIVRLLEPSIVIPMHYHVRGLAFRLNSVERFFKELGLSVPKPMDVLKVTSQSLPSETQFYLLERRE; encoded by the coding sequence ATGGAGATAACCTGGCTGGGCCATTCGTGCTTCCGGATAAAGGAAAAGGGCGTGGTGATAGTTACCGACCCTTACGACGAAGCCATAGGTTTGACTTTACCCGCCATCAAATCTGACATTGTTACTGTTAGCCACTATCACCCTGGCCATGGAAACTGGAAAAAGGTCAAAGGGAACCCCAAACTCCTGGATAGTCCGGGAGAATATGAGATAAAAGGAGTTTTCATTACTGGCATCCGAACCTATCATGATGCTCGCCAAGGTAAAGAGCGCGGTAAAAACATCGCTTTCCTCTTTGAATTCGAGGACATAAGTGTCTGCCACCTGGGAGATATAGGCCACATACCTGATAAAGAGCAGCTGGAAGCCTTAAACCACGTGGACATCCTTTTAGTTCCCGTGGGAGGGGTATCCACGGTGGGGCCAGCCCAGGCTGTGGAAATCGTCCGATTGCTGGAGCCTTCCATAGTAATACCCATGCACTATCATGTGAGAGGGCTGGCCTTCAGACTTAATTCGGTGGAAAGGTTCTTCAAAGAGCTGGGGCTTTCCGTGCCTAAACCTATGGATGTCCTTAAGGTTACAAGCCAGAGCCTGCCATCGGAAACCCAGTTTTACCTTCTGGAAAGAAGGGAATGA
- a CDS encoding tetratricopeptide repeat protein, whose protein sequence is MRKLALLASILIILTGCTSSPSDPAKLMEEGKAKMEAGDFRGAAETFEKAIKAGATGPEVHFFLGNARFQLGEIDAAIEAYTKALSLEPKHTGALSNIGTAYYTKGNFDEAIRYYLRGLEVNPNDAELHYLLGAAYIQKGLLDDALREMEEALRLKPSLPEPYFGLGVIYKLRGEKEKAVEAFEKFLRTGPPQDPKAVEEAKKMLEELR, encoded by the coding sequence ATGAGGAAGCTTGCTCTTTTGGCCTCCATCCTTATAATCCTGACCGGATGCACCTCATCTCCATCCGATCCAGCGAAACTGATGGAAGAAGGGAAAGCTAAGATGGAGGCCGGCGATTTTAGGGGAGCGGCCGAAACCTTTGAAAAGGCAATAAAAGCCGGAGCTACCGGCCCCGAGGTTCACTTTTTCCTGGGAAACGCCCGTTTTCAGCTGGGAGAAATCGACGCAGCCATAGAAGCCTACACTAAGGCTTTATCCCTTGAGCCAAAACACACAGGGGCTTTGAGCAACATCGGAACTGCTTACTATACAAAGGGCAACTTTGATGAAGCTATTCGTTATTACCTCAGAGGCCTTGAAGTGAACCCCAATGATGCCGAACTCCATTACCTTCTGGGGGCAGCCTACATTCAGAAAGGTTTACTGGATGACGCTCTCAGAGAAATGGAGGAAGCGCTCAGGCTCAAACCATCCCTCCCCGAACCCTATTTTGGCCTTGGCGTAATTTACAAACTACGGGGAGAAAAGGAGAAAGCTGTAGAAGCTTTTGAAAAATTCTTGAGAACCGGTCCACCGCAAGATCCTAAAGCTGTAGAAGAAGCCAAGAAGATGCTGGAAGAACTGCGATAG